The Chamaesiphon minutus PCC 6605 DNA window CTTCCAAATTCCAGGTATAACGCAATGTGTCGATCCGACAGGAAATTGCGGGACTAAAATCAAAATCAAACCACTGCGCAATCGCTGGGGAGACGCCACCACCGCAAGGCTTATACCGAGGTAGACTATCTTTTTCGAGAATTAGTACGGATCTACCTTGTTTGGCTAGATGGTACGCTGCACTGCCCCCAGCAGGGCCAGCACCGACAATAATACAATCAAACATAAAATAGCTATTGGGATACTGTGGCCATGGCTTTAATTAGCCATAATCTCGACCATTGTACAGCTACCAACTGCATAGAAACTAGAGACATTGTATTTTTTCTGTAATGTCAAACAGTTTGCGCCCCAAACCCCATCATTATCGATCGTTTAGATAGAGAGGGAGGTCGCTAGTTGCAAAACCATCATCGGTTTTGGCTAGTCTTAACTGTCTGCATCCACTTACTCACACCGGAATCAATCTCCAGTCCGAGCATTCAAACTGTTAATCGACATTATGCGGCTTGGCCGTTTGGTTCCTCCATGCCCCATTGGTGTGCGATTAGGTTTTTGTAGCTGTTTTCTCTGAGCATCATTTGTTTGTACAGGTTGACGAGGAATTCCTGTGCCTGCGCGTGACTCATATCTTTGACTTGGTGCTCGAACGAGCGAATGCTAAATTGTTGTTCTAAGGACAGATCGAAGGATTTAGACATAGTTTGTACTCCTACTGTGAATATCGAGCGTGAGCCGCGAACTTCGGGACATTTGACTGAATTGAAATCGGACTCTTGTCTATATGTTAAGAAGCATAACATTTCTTTGACAAAGGTGTCGATCTATAAAATTGCAGATCCGGGGTATTCCCATGGACATAAATTAATAGTCCCTGGGCTTTTGAGCGGCTTGATTTTATTTTTAGCAAATAAATCAGAGCGAAAATGCTCGACACGAACAAAATTTAGATTTTGTCAAGATACGTTGATAATTCTTATCAGGATTTAGGGATTTGCAGGATCGGGTTGTCGATGCCAGCCATGCTCCCCCCATTCGTGACAAGTTAAGAAAATCAGAGATTTGTCAAAAGGGTAATAAAAAGATGCCAAACTGTTTCTAGTCAAGAGTTTGAGGGAATAGAGGCCTGATGACCAGCCGCCGAAGAAGTAACCGCGACCACGCCAAAAAGAACCACCAACCAGGTGTGGAAGATGAGATCATCGCCGCTCAAGTAGAGGCTTTATTGACACCAGCAATTTTCAATCAAAGTCATTACTACCGACAATTAGGGCTGAGAAATCGGCTGTTAAATTTACCCTTGATGATGGCAGCAGTGCTGACGCTACTGTGGCGGAATGTGCCAGGAGTCAGAGAACTAAGCCGAATGTTAGGGCGAGAAGGATTTTTGTGGTGTGAGCCAACACAAGTAAGTCAACAGGCGATTGCACAAAGATTTCTGACCTTTCCATCTGAGTTATTTGAGAGAGTGTTTAAGGAATTACTGCCAGAATTTAGAGTGAAGTGGCACCAGAGAAAACAGCGATTGTTGCCACAAAGCATTGAATTTGCTCAAG harbors:
- a CDS encoding NblA/ycf18 family protein, yielding MSKSFDLSLEQQFSIRSFEHQVKDMSHAQAQEFLVNLYKQMMLRENSYKNLIAHQWGMEEPNGQAA